GGCCGCGGCGAGCGCAGCGCCCCTATCGCACCCAGGGCCGCCGCTGTCCGCTCCGGCAGGGCGCGAGGCGGGGGTCCCTTCCGCCGCGGCGGACCGCCCCACGACTCGCCTGCCGGTTCAACGGTCGCGGCTGCCCGACCGTGGCGTGTCTACCGGACCAGCGGCCGCAGCTGTCCCACCTGATGCGTGGACGTCGGATGCCCCTCGATCGCCCGGCGCACCGCGTCCGACACCCCCTCGCCGATCTCGGCCTGGGCCAGGCAACGGTGCGCATCGTGGGCCGACACCGTGCCCAGTTGCACCACCTGCGTCGGGTGCGACGGCAGCAGCGGGTCCGGCAGGTCGACGCCGCCGAAGGCGTTGCGCACCTCCACCACCGGCGCCCCGTGGGCGAGCAGCCCTTCGACCGCACCCATCACCGAGCGCCGGTACTCCTCGTGGATCCACGCCACCAGCAGGTCCGCCTGCCCGCGCAGCGCCGCCTCCGCCTTCGCCGCCAGTTCCCGCGGCCGGTCCCAGTGCGCCTCGACCCAGGTCGCCTTCCCGTCCGGCCGCGCGCGGCCGGGGCCCCCGCGGTAGGGCCGGTGCCCGGGCCGCCGCAGCGAGCGCAATGCCGCCGCGCCCGGCCGCACCTCGGTGTCCAGCGGGTGGTACCGGCGGCACGGCAGCACCACGTGCCAGCCCTCCCGCGTCAGGTTCTCCGCGATCCCGGCCAGCATTCCCGTACCCGCCAGGATCAGTGCCTTCCTGCCAGCCATGACCTCACGCTACCTGCCGGTTCCGGGCACGGCAGTGCTCTCAACGTGTCCTTTTCGCCCGGATCGGCCCACCGGAGCCGGGAACCGTCACGCCCAGTCCTTACCGGGGTCGAACTCGTGACGCTGCGTGAGGCTGAACCAGTTCCCCGAATCGTCGCGGAACACCGCCTCCACCCCGTACGGCCGCTCGGCAGGCTCCTGCAGGAAGGTGACGCCGCGCGCGGACAGTTCGGCGTGTGCCTCGCGACAGTCGCGGGTCTGCCACACGCCCCCGCCGAGCGCGCCCTTGGCCACCAGCTCCCGGATCTGCTTCTCGGTCTCCGCGTCGTGCTGCGGCGGCCCCGGCTTCATGAGGATGAAGTCGAGGCCGGGCTGCCCGGGCGGGCCCACGGTGAGCCAGCGGAAGTCACCCAGCCGCAGATCCTGCCGCAGCTCGAAACCCAGCTTCTCGGTGTAGAACGCCTTCGCCGAATCCTGGTCCAGCACGTAGACGCTGGAGTGGGACAGTCCCGTGATCATCGCGAA
This is a stretch of genomic DNA from Amycolatopsis endophytica. It encodes these proteins:
- a CDS encoding VOC family protein, with protein sequence MITGLSHSSVYVLDQDSAKAFYTEKLGFELRQDLRLGDFRWLTVGPPGQPGLDFILMKPGPPQHDAETEKQIRELVAKGALGGGVWQTRDCREAHAELSARGVTFLQEPAERPYGVEAVFRDDSGNWFSLTQRHEFDPGKDWA